One Dioscorea cayenensis subsp. rotundata cultivar TDr96_F1 chromosome 15, TDr96_F1_v2_PseudoChromosome.rev07_lg8_w22 25.fasta, whole genome shotgun sequence genomic region harbors:
- the LOC120277881 gene encoding uncharacterized protein LOC120277881: MEYYWWDRVVILPVRRVWLAMATRLGIRKTGLGKLRQQVRSCEYEDVRIMWELLSKPERKKQKKNKKKKKSMISSTGSALVAFHWAPYNLCRSF; encoded by the exons ATGGAGTACTACTGGTGGGATAGAGTGGTGATCTTGCCAGTGAGGAGAGTTTGGCTGGCCATGGCAACAAGGCTGGGAATCAGGAAAACTG gactgGGGAAATTAAGGCAACAAGTGAGGAGTTGTGAGTATGAGGATGTGAGAATCATGTGGGAGTTGTTGAGCAAGCCTGAGaggaagaagcagaagaagaacaagaagaagaagaaaagcatgATTAGTAGTACAGGTAGTGCTTTGGTGGCATTTCACTGGGCTCCTTATAACCTTTGCAGGAGCTTCTGA